A region of the Corticium candelabrum chromosome 4, ooCorCand1.1, whole genome shotgun sequence genome:
gctgcagcagcatgCATCAAAACAAACTAAGAACGCGCTGCCGCAATCGTCGTCGACGTGGACGTGGTGGCGCTGCAGCGGCACTAGACGTACGGTACAGTGTACAGCAAAGGTATACGTCAAGAGAACACGGCGTCCAAATTAATTGCAACTGGAATTGTACATTTCGCTCTAGTTAGCCTAGAGGCGGGCCATACGCATGCTGCAGgaggaagaagacgaagagatgcttgaattttttaattattgtaGATGAATGATTTTACATAATATTACGTGATGTAAACGTTCTATTGATTTTcttatataattaaaatagtATTCAATAAAAGCTCTAGTAGGTACTGTACgtatatctacagtacagtagctacAAGTCGTGGACGTCTACGTTGCACGCAAACGCAATacgcttaattaaattattgtcaatAAAAGAAAGTATTGCCAAAGAAGGAAATCGTTGTCTCATCGAATAACGTTTCTAGAGATATAATACGCGCGATCACAAGTGACACATAGTCTCTGCGGCTGCGCATGAAAGCCTGGGTCTACGAGGCTACATTTGCGTGTGCGTCTCTAGCAACCGTTGTTAGTAATCTTTGTGCGCCTGCGTAATAAGGTGattgtgcgcgtgcatgtgtgtgtgtctggttgcAATGTCGTTCTGTTGCCCTGCCAGGAAATATGTGAACATCTACTTACACGCAGCATGTCACTAATTTCACCACAGGGATCTCCACATAACCACCAACACTAATACAAGTCACATGACCAAAACATCGCATGTCATTGCACCATCCCGGATAATCTATCCACCCAAATCTCCATATAAGGAAAGCAACCCCCTCTTCACTTGCTACATTTCAAATCTCCTTCCGTTGCACACCACTCCAACAATGGACGACTTCGAGGACTTCCGCCCGGTACCTCTGCACGACGATCTCACCAGCGACCGTCGCGAATGCGACTCCCCATCTTCCGCATCGACACCAAGTCGCCACGAAAAGTCACTCGGACTTCTCACGTCGCGTTTCGTCGCGCTCCTGCAAGAGGCAAAAGACGGCGTGCTCGATTTGAAAAAGGTAAGCGAGGGTTTTGATTTTTTGCGCGTCGTTTCAAGTTCGTTTGTTGCGTTTTTGTGTCTCAGGCGGCTGACACGCTGGCCGTGCGTCAGAAGCGACGGATTTATGATATAACGAATGTTCTGGAGGGTATCGGGTTGATCGAGAAGAAATCGAAGAACAGCATCCAATGGAAGTGAGTGGCAGACATCTCAACATTCCACACCTACACCCGCCATCTTCCCCCAGTAGGGGTGGGACGGGAATTAAATggaaaaatatttaaaatatttaaaaaaaaatTCAATAAATAGTTATACTAGTAATTGGGTGTAATACGTGttttgaaaaattaattaattaattgtaattgtgtATTTAgtttaagttaatattaattatttattatataaattttgataatttaattaatttaattaatttgttgtcAATTGGACTCGATTATGCAGACTGCAGGTCATTATTTTCTCAACTAGTAGTTGAGACTTGTGCTAACTATTTTCCACTGCTTGCAACTATAGTTTAGGTTGAAGGTTAGAACGAATCAACTGGTAGCAActgatgtcatgtcaattgaatgACGTGACTTGTACATGATTATTGTCTAAATATATTTCTACGACCCAGTGGAGTGACATTTTATAtaactgtgtgtctgtctgtctgtctatctgtctgtctgtctgtctgtctgtctgtctgtctgtctgtctatgtgtttgtcttctctctgtgtgtgtttgtctctctgtatgtgtttgtttgtctgtatgtgtttttgtctgttcgtctgtctgtctctctgtctgtctctctgtccgtctgtttgtctgtctgtatctctatgtgtttgtctgtctgtatctctaTGTGTTTGCCTCTTTGtgatgtctgtgtttgtcggtctgtatgtgtgtttgtcggtctgtctgtgtgtctgtctgtctgtgtgtttgtctgtctgtctgtctgtctgtgtgtttgtctgtgtgtgtgtgtgtttgtttatttgtctgtgtttttgtctgtctgtgtgtttgtctgtctgtgtgtttgtctgtgtgtgtttgtttgtttgtctgtgtttttgtctgtctgtgtctgtctgtctgtctgtctgtgtttgtctgtaaacaCGATATCTCCTGAAAATGGTGCCATTGCCATGGTGATGGTGCCAATTATGGCACCAGGCTTTAAAATTGTGGCACTAAGCCTGACATGGAACTCCCATACACTTGACATTCATGGCTAACTTAGTCTAAGAGCTGCAGATATACAGCTAACGCTGTATAGAGCATTGATATTGCAGTTTGCTTGACTTAgccaattaatatcaatcaagtGGTACCAGAGActgcgttgtgtgtgtctgtgtgtgtgtctgtttgtctgtctgttgttagtctgtttgtctgtctgtttgtttgtctgttttctgtctgtctgtcatttgtcacaacagtcagcaaatgcAGAAGCCAactttaatgcttccatgttcatgtcatattggagaaaaagattttctacaattctgcaaagatgcaatgccaaagttatccttagaaaactttcaaaactgtcacctaatcgtggtgatttagatagattatttgattttgacattcaaagtcaagtccattagttaatgactttgttgtttgcaaggactgatttgtatttaagaaatcctagcatatgtacaagtagaatctgtatgagaataaattatctgtctgtctgtctgtctgtctgtctgtctgtctgtctgtttgtatgcttgttaGTTGTTGTGGCTGTATGGAAGAATAaaccactgtctgtctgtttgtctgtgcatttgtttgtctgtctgtctgtctgtctgtttgtctgtgtatttgtttgtctgtctgtttgtctgtctgtttgtctgtctcagacatctgtctgtgtgtttgtcttaaTACGGCTGGCATGGCAACACTGACGTATCAATATAAAACTTCAGAATATGAAAACGTTGCCAAATCTCAGACGAGTTTAAAAATGGACACTCAAGGCTtgacaaataaattaattaataaattacggCTGGCAAGCGGGTGTGCCATCGTTGATTTAATCTCATTGATTTTATGTTGTAGGGGTGCCGGCCCCAGTTCTAATTCAGTCGAAGTGACTACTCGTTTAAGTAGCCTGAAGGGAGATCTGCACAGACTTCAAAACATGGAATGCGATCTCGACGAGCAGCGAGTTCGCTTGCAGTCGAGTCTGAAGAGCATAGCAGAGGACACTATCAACGATCAGTACGCATACATTACACACGAAGATATCTGTAGAATACCGTCGTTTCAAGGCGAAACAATATTGGCCATTCAAGCACCTTCAGGGACTGAGCTGGAGGTTCCGCTCATGCCACCACAGAATGGGGTCAGTTGATACATTAATACGGTTTCTGTGAATTTAGGGTTAAgggtggtgtatgtgtgtacgaTCGCAGTGATTGTTATTTCAACTTTAGTACACACAGAAATGGTATAGTACATTGGGGGATCAGCAACCGGTTGTTGGAATTTTTTGCATTCAGTGGAGTGTGGTTGTAGTGTTTTAGaggggtttgtgtgtgttttcagaggggaatctgtctgtctgtgtctgtctatctctctgtccgtccgtccatgtatctgtctgtctgtatgtatgtatgtatgtccgtctgtgtctgtttgcctgtctatttatttgtgcctgtttatttgtgtctgtctgtttgttcgtgtgtctgtctgtgtgtctgtctacctgtctgtctatctgcctgtttgtctgtctgcatgtttgtctacttgtctgtctgtctttttgtctctctgtttatctgtttgtctgtgtgtctgtctatctgtctgtgtgcctgtctatctgtctgtgtgtctgtctatctgtttgtgtgtctgtctgtctatctgtctatgtgtctgtgtgtttgtctatctgtctgtctgtctgtctgcctgtctgtctgtctgtctatctgtgtgtccgtctgtaaACACACTATTTCTTGAATGGCTTAACATAGCAATATGAAATTGTTAGAATGTAAAGATCTTACCGAAATCAATTCTAAAATGATCAAGCAAACTCTGGGATAATTAACATTTTACTTTCTGACATGTTCCATTTTTGTCATGCTGGGTGTTGGATCCCACTGCAAATAACATGCTTCTACTcgtatttattgtatttattatatctATGCTATCTATTGTATCTGTTGTATCTATTGTATACTCATTGTATtcattgtatttattgtatgtattgtgtgtatgtattgtattcattgtatgtattgtatgtattgtatttattgtatttattgtattgtatgtattgtatttattgtatgtattgtatgtatgtattgtattcattgtatttattgtatgtattgtatttattgtattgtatgtattgtatttattgtatgtattgtatttattgtatgtattgtatttattgtatttattgtatttattgtatttattgtattgtatgtatgtattgtattgtatgtatgtattgtatttattgtatttattgtatttattgtatgtattgtacgtatggtatttattatatttattgtatgtattgtatgtattgtattgtattgtatgtataattgtatttattgtatttattgcatttattatatttatcggtgttctcgccagtaccgtcactaccgtcaaaatgacggtTGGGAGGGTgaagggacgtttggagtggggaaaacagcatttactGACGGTTGggacagaattggaaagccttagcatgcaTAGTGTGGGATCATAGATGTAGAGAcattagtggtcttgatggtcccaaagttgctacagaacaataccgtattacctcactttatgctgcatgccggtttaaGCTGAACTCTACCAGGGTGCTGGTATATGCCGGGGTATACCAGCATGTCGCAGTATACGGGGTAAAAACTGGCTTTCTCGTAAAAGACGTCTACATACCTTTAATTGCTGTGTGCAATCATGCTTCCGcaacaaaacacaagcagCACTCTCAATGATGCAATAGAACTGCCTTAGTTCAGTACCAATATCATGTGAGGAACAATGCTAGGCTATATTGAAACATGCATAGTGTTCTGTAGAATCAGTCATCTTCCTCTTCCCCTCTTCTTCACTGTCCTCTTCATCATCTGTCAGCCCTGTATGGTCCTCCTGGTCATTGTAATTGTCTTGACCATTTTCAAGGATAGATTGCAGTCTTGAATGTAGAGGATTTGGAGTATCACATATTCCACATTCAGTAATGACTTCTTGATCAAATCTTCAGAGATGGACTTCCAGCAATCTGACATGTGAACGACCGTTTCATAGGAGGCAGACTTTCTTTTTTTGCTACGGGTATACTCCTCTTCTCCTTCGTTTAGCCACTCCAACCATTTTTCTTTCATGAGACTCTTAAATGGCTTGTTCCAGGACACGTCAGCTGGCTGCAGTAATGGTGTCATCCCTCCAGGGATAACAGCCACATCTGTGTTGTAGTGCTTTTGGAAAGATGATAACACTGATCTCTTCGTGTGGCTAAGGGCACTATCCAATACAAGCAGAGATTTTGGTCGCCAGAAACCATTTGGTCGCATTTCCAGACCTGCTGCTTCCAGATGTTCATCATTTCTGCTGACATGTAACCACTTCGACTGACTTGCACGATCACATCATTAGGAAATCGACGTTTGGGAATATTCTTGAGATCCTTGATTATGATTGTTGTTGGGAGCTTCTTGCCACTAGCCATGGCAGCCAACACCACTGTGTATCTAAGTTTCTCTTTTCCTGTAGTCTTGGCAGGAACTGTCTTGACTCCACGGAAGTCATAAGACTTTGAACTAGGAAGATCGAACCATAATGGCGTCTCATCCATGTTTCCAACTGCCTTCTCGTCTTAACCACTTGAGTCAAATTTTTATGCACAAACTCCAGAAAATTTTGAGCCAACTCTTGTGCGTCGCTGGAATTTTCTGCCCTACCAAAGTCACTGATCTGCAACTAAGGCCATGGCGTACAACGAAACGGGATAACCATCCATTTGAAGCTTTGAATTCAACGTCATCATCAGAGTGCAGCTCTGTGTACACCTTCCTCGCATGCCTCTTGATACACTCTCCACTGATTGTAACTCCTCTGCTACGTAGTTCCTGGATCCAAGCTAATACTCCGGTTTCTATGCGAGGGCACTTTGCACGATTCAAAGAGGAGTCTTTATCAGGGAGAATGATTCGGCGTTTCTTCACACTTACACTTCTGTCCTTTCGCACACCTTCAAAGTTTTCCCTTTCCCGAACCCAGTCCTGAATACACTGTCGTGATACGCCACACACTTCCGCTGCTTTTTCCTTGTTCCTCCTAGCTCGTCCAGGCGACGAAGTGCCGACAACTTGAACTCAAGTGTATATGATTTTCTACCTCGGGATGATACGGTGTCTGATGGCCGTTCTGTGACTAAAAGAAGTACTGGTAGGTAAACGTTTAC
Encoded here:
- the LOC134178258 gene encoding transcription factor E2F5-like translates to MDDFEDFRPVPLHDDLTSDRRECDSPSSASTPSRHEKSLGLLTSRFVALLQEAKDGVLDLKKAADTLAVRQKRRIYDITNVLEGIGLIEKKSKNSIQWKGAGPSSNSVEVTTRLSSLKGDLHRLQNMECDLDEQRVRLQSSLKSIAEDTINDQYAYITHEDICRIPSFQGETILAIQAPSGTELEVPLMPPQNGSDPGQQYCQIHLKSHNGPINVLLVDRDEAISSVLEVASQDGSDGERQSPMSLGNTQTTASPVIRTSLSSGIVADHSPMLSSAGASSSQGSEAVDLEVARTAGGRWKVNGEKSGNIPMDMEGDYLSDIVNHDGFAPLLRLSPPPADQDYFFNLEDTEGVCDLFDVPNMSSVIPFEQTA